In Reinekea thalattae, a genomic segment contains:
- a CDS encoding N-6 DNA methylase, producing MTNNDIVQKLWNLCDVLRDDGINYSDYVTELVMLLFIKMVHENTEAGVLKKHPLPEGCRWADLSGKSGINLLNDYKAILLALSTGKRTAVIKAKKEGEADSVEEVIVHNDPLISAIYADAQTRLREPKHLEQIIKRFDEIQDWFSASKDGLGDLYEGLLEKNAGETKSGAGQYFTPRALINCMVRCIKPQIGEVIQDPAAGTAGFLVAADQYLREQTDDYYDLTDKQANFQKNNAFVGIELVPNTRRLALMNCLLHGMEGDNEGVVHLGNALGEAGKALQSADVILANPPFGTSKGGEASNTRDDLTYKTSNKQLAFLQHIYRNLKPGGRAAVVLPDNVLFEAGVGTDVRRDLMNKCNLHTILRLPTGIFYAQGVKTNVLFFNKGSATDKHQQENCTQKVWVYDLRTNMPSFGKRTPFGDNHLKPFENVYGENADGTSKRNEGEYSFGAEEIAVDKQATVENQGVDDKLLHSRWRSFSREWIAQTKGDSLDISWLKDKDSVDAANLPAPEVLAREAKEELAGAMEELEQLMIALGEKA from the coding sequence ATGACCAACAACGACATCGTACAAAAACTCTGGAACCTCTGTGACGTACTGCGCGACGACGGCATTAACTATTCCGACTACGTCACCGAACTGGTTATGCTGCTGTTCATAAAAATGGTGCACGAAAACACCGAAGCTGGCGTATTAAAAAAACACCCGCTGCCAGAAGGTTGCCGTTGGGCAGACTTAAGCGGTAAATCAGGCATTAACTTGCTTAACGATTACAAAGCCATTTTGCTGGCGCTTTCTACCGGTAAACGCACGGCGGTCATTAAAGCCAAAAAAGAAGGCGAAGCAGACAGCGTCGAAGAAGTTATTGTTCATAACGACCCGTTGATCAGCGCCATTTACGCCGACGCTCAAACTCGTCTACGTGAGCCAAAACATTTAGAACAAATTATTAAACGCTTCGACGAAATACAAGACTGGTTCAGCGCCAGCAAAGATGGCCTCGGCGATTTATACGAAGGTCTGTTAGAGAAAAACGCCGGCGAAACCAAAAGTGGCGCAGGCCAATACTTTACCCCACGCGCGCTGATTAACTGCATGGTGCGCTGCATAAAACCGCAAATCGGTGAAGTCATTCAAGACCCGGCCGCGGGCACCGCGGGCTTTTTGGTCGCCGCCGACCAATACCTGCGCGAGCAAACCGATGATTATTATGACCTTACCGACAAGCAAGCAAACTTCCAAAAGAACAACGCCTTTGTCGGCATTGAGCTGGTACCTAACACCCGCCGCCTCGCCCTAATGAACTGTTTATTACACGGCATGGAAGGCGACAACGAAGGCGTGGTGCACTTAGGCAACGCCCTAGGCGAAGCCGGTAAAGCCTTGCAAAGTGCCGATGTTATTTTAGCCAACCCACCCTTTGGCACCAGCAAAGGCGGCGAAGCCAGCAATACCCGCGATGATTTAACCTATAAAACCAGCAACAAACAGCTGGCCTTTTTGCAGCACATTTACCGCAACCTAAAACCCGGTGGCCGCGCCGCCGTAGTATTGCCCGATAACGTACTGTTTGAAGCTGGCGTTGGCACCGATGTGCGCCGCGACCTAATGAACAAGTGCAACCTGCACACTATTTTACGTTTACCGACCGGCATTTTTTACGCCCAAGGCGTTAAAACCAACGTACTGTTCTTTAACAAAGGCAGCGCAACCGACAAACACCAACAAGAAAACTGCACGCAAAAGGTTTGGGTGTACGACCTGCGCACCAACATGCCCAGCTTTGGCAAACGCACGCCATTTGGCGATAACCACTTAAAACCGTTTGAAAACGTTTACGGTGAAAACGCCGACGGCACCAGCAAGCGCAACGAAGGCGAATACAGCTTTGGTGCCGAAGAAATCGCCGTAGATAAACAGGCCACCGTAGAAAACCAAGGTGTAGACGACAAACTACTGCATTCAAGATGGCGTAGCTTCAGCCGTGAATGGATTGCACAGACCAAAGGCGACTCGCTCGACATCAGCTGGTTAAAAGACAAAGACAGCGTCGATGCGGCGAACCTGCCCGCGCCGGAGGTTTTAGCGCGGGAGGCGAAAGAGGAATTGGCGGGAGCGATGGAGGAGTTGGAACAGTTGATGATTGCTCTGGGGGAAAAGGCATGA
- a CDS encoding restriction endonuclease subunit S — protein sequence MSDQNFSSVDELETASLKTKGSEFELESRSWASTYFTDVLDVQGGTQPPKAQFISEPSEGYVRLLQIRDFGARPVPTYVPETNKLKKCTKDDVLIGRYGASLGRICTGMEGAYNVALAKVISTSYINKKFIKHYLEGPIFQNPLALLSRSAQNGFNKGDLESFEFPLPPLAEQKVIADKLDILLAQVESTKARLQRLPDILKRFRQSVLSAAVSGKLTEEWRIENPAMKVNVSQIAQQHRDHLTKAKSKYREPLGFKTNELTPEIPKSWRWYRAEELCDFITKGTTPKKDDMATVGDIPYIKVYNLTFDGSLDFTIEPTFIPKAVHDKDLKRSKVFPGDVLINIVGPPLGKVSIVPSSYKEWNINQAISIFRPVCGVSNRYLSVCLRDEYLLDLTKSKAKATVGQFNLTLEICRDYSIPVPPFEEQTEIVRRVEELFQFADQIEQKANAALERVNNLTQSILTKAFRGELTADWRAQNPDLISGENSAEALLEKIKAEREALTEKSKPKKKTVRKKAKA from the coding sequence ATGAGCGATCAGAACTTTTCTTCGGTTGATGAGCTGGAAACTGCAAGTTTAAAAACCAAAGGCAGTGAATTTGAGTTAGAAAGCAGAAGCTGGGCATCGACTTATTTTACTGACGTTCTAGATGTCCAAGGCGGAACCCAGCCTCCAAAGGCACAGTTTATTTCAGAGCCTTCTGAAGGGTACGTTCGTTTACTTCAAATAAGAGATTTTGGCGCGCGGCCAGTGCCAACTTATGTACCTGAAACGAACAAGCTTAAGAAGTGTACTAAAGATGATGTATTGATTGGTCGATATGGCGCCTCTTTGGGCCGGATTTGTACAGGAATGGAAGGAGCATACAATGTCGCTTTAGCCAAAGTCATAAGCACTTCTTATATAAACAAAAAATTCATAAAACACTATTTGGAAGGGCCGATTTTCCAGAACCCTTTAGCTCTATTGTCTCGTTCTGCACAAAATGGCTTTAATAAAGGTGACTTGGAAAGTTTTGAATTCCCACTCCCCCCTCTAGCCGAACAAAAAGTCATCGCCGATAAACTCGATATCCTACTCGCGCAGGTCGAATCCACCAAAGCCCGCCTGCAACGCCTCCCCGACATCCTCAAACGCTTCCGCCAATCGGTTTTGTCGGCGGCGGTGAGTGGGAAGTTGACGGAGGAGTGGCGTATTGAAAATCCGGCAATGAAAGTCAACGTTTCGCAAATTGCGCAGCAACACAGAGATCACTTAACGAAAGCTAAAAGTAAGTATAGGGAGCCACTTGGATTTAAGACGAATGAATTAACTCCCGAAATACCTAAGAGCTGGCGATGGTATAGGGCTGAAGAGTTATGTGATTTTATCACTAAAGGGACTACACCAAAGAAAGACGACATGGCAACCGTAGGAGATATTCCATATATAAAAGTTTACAACCTCACTTTCGATGGAAGTTTAGACTTTACTATTGAGCCTACTTTTATTCCTAAGGCTGTTCATGATAAGGATCTCAAGCGTTCTAAAGTCTTTCCTGGCGATGTGCTGATAAATATTGTAGGGCCACCTTTAGGAAAAGTATCTATTGTTCCGAGTTCGTACAAGGAGTGGAACATAAATCAAGCAATTAGTATTTTTAGGCCAGTCTGTGGCGTCTCAAATCGATATTTAAGTGTCTGCTTAAGAGATGAATATCTGTTAGACCTAACGAAATCAAAAGCTAAAGCTACTGTGGGTCAGTTCAATCTAACTCTTGAGATTTGTAGAGATTATTCGATTCCAGTTCCTCCTTTCGAAGAGCAAACCGAAATCGTCCGCCGAGTAGAAGAGCTCTTCCAATTCGCCGACCAAATCGAACAGAAAGCCAACGCCGCACTGGAACGGGTAAATAACCTAACGCAATCAATTTTAACCAAGGCCTTCCGCGGTGAACTCACCGCCGACTGGCGCGCGCAAAACCCGGATTTGATCAGCGGCGAGAACAGTGCTGAGGCGTTGCTGGAAAAAATCAAGGCTGAGCGTGAAGCGCTTACGGAAAAAAGTAAACCGAAAAAGAAAACCGTGCGCAAAAAGGCGAAGGCATGA
- a CDS encoding type II toxin-antitoxin system HigB family toxin, producing the protein MQVLGQDKLEKCIKKHANSKGSLESWLAEAKEAKWLTTHDIKNRYASADFRPGNRVIFNIKGNHYRLVVRVRYQNGIVMIEWVGTHAEYDKQSF; encoded by the coding sequence ATGCAAGTCTTAGGACAAGACAAACTCGAAAAATGCATAAAAAAGCATGCGAATTCAAAAGGCAGCTTAGAAAGCTGGCTCGCAGAAGCGAAAGAAGCCAAGTGGCTAACTACCCATGATATTAAAAATCGATATGCATCCGCTGACTTCCGTCCGGGCAATCGAGTCATATTCAATATTAAAGGTAACCATTATAGGTTGGTCGTTAGAGTTCGCTACCAGAATGGCATTGTGATGATCGAATGGGTTGGCACGCATGCCGAGTACGATAAGCAGTCCTTCTGA
- a CDS encoding ImmA/IrrE family metallo-endopeptidase, producing MKLIKNSTDHQKALERLNALFDLDPEPDSAESDEIDVLALLIETYEKEAFPIDMPDPVEAIRFRMDQQNLTQKDLVPYFGSKSKVSEVLNGKRALSLAMIRKLHSGLGIPYDVLMQEQPKESDNVVVDWQAFPLHEMKKRGLFGELSDQYKGLKDYAEDLVCKFFQRVPGALDIRPALLRSSAHLPTNTKEDDPFALWAWQVEAKYKAMQITVENYNPERLTDDFMRSLANLSVYSDGPTKAVEALNSIGIRVVFVEKHAKTYLDGAAFLVDGSQPVIALTLRYNRLDNFWFTLLHEVAHVKLHLNGDTFWILDNLDDEAADAIEQEANDLAQQSLIPSELWNGTIADEYDVEQVAIKAKVSKAIVAGRYRHEQKDHSRFSNLVKEPVKPYFE from the coding sequence ATGAAGTTGATTAAAAATAGTACAGATCATCAAAAGGCTTTGGAGCGATTGAATGCGCTGTTCGACCTAGACCCTGAACCAGATTCCGCAGAAAGTGACGAAATTGATGTTCTGGCCTTGCTTATCGAAACCTATGAAAAAGAAGCGTTTCCGATTGATATGCCAGACCCCGTTGAAGCTATCCGCTTTCGTATGGATCAGCAGAATCTCACTCAAAAAGATTTGGTTCCTTATTTTGGCTCCAAATCAAAGGTGTCTGAGGTGCTGAATGGTAAAAGAGCGCTAAGTCTAGCGATGATTCGTAAACTGCATTCAGGCTTAGGGATTCCTTACGATGTGCTAATGCAGGAGCAGCCTAAAGAGTCAGACAATGTGGTGGTTGACTGGCAGGCATTTCCTCTCCATGAGATGAAAAAAAGAGGGCTATTTGGCGAGCTTAGCGATCAGTACAAGGGCCTGAAAGACTATGCGGAAGATCTTGTTTGTAAGTTTTTTCAACGCGTACCTGGTGCGTTGGATATACGGCCCGCTCTACTTCGCAGTAGCGCACATTTACCTACCAATACCAAAGAAGACGACCCTTTTGCTCTATGGGCTTGGCAGGTTGAAGCTAAATATAAAGCCATGCAGATTACTGTGGAGAATTACAACCCAGAACGTTTAACCGACGATTTTATGCGGTCTTTGGCTAACCTCTCGGTATATAGCGATGGGCCGACAAAAGCAGTTGAAGCGCTAAACTCAATTGGTATTCGCGTTGTATTTGTTGAAAAACATGCCAAAACCTATTTAGACGGTGCGGCATTCCTAGTGGATGGCTCTCAGCCCGTGATTGCCCTGACACTTCGTTATAATCGCTTGGATAATTTCTGGTTCACGCTGCTGCATGAGGTTGCTCACGTGAAGTTGCATTTAAATGGCGATACTTTCTGGATACTTGATAATTTGGACGATGAAGCAGCGGACGCCATTGAGCAAGAAGCTAATGATCTGGCACAACAGTCGTTAATACCGAGTGAACTTTGGAATGGCACTATTGCTGATGAGTATGATGTCGAGCAGGTGGCTATTAAAGCGAAGGTCAGTAAAGCCATTGTTGCAGGACGGTACCGGCATGAGCAAAAGGACCATTCTCGCTTTAGCAACTTAGTGAAAGAGCCTGTTAAGCCTTATTTTGAGTAG
- a CDS encoding DMT family transporter: MNSTALPQFNRYKNTLLTLALICLPPLFWAGNFIAGRSVRGDIPPISLNFFRWLIAALVLLPFTLGMLKQQRELYWQHRKKIFIASALGICAFNSLIYLGLQTTTANNAIILNAFIPLLISLFGALFFSLQLTWRHWLGMSVSFAGVIVIVTQGSLELLLHFHLNAGDAWVFVATLCWAAYTLLLKTIPPQINRYGLMSAQILIGLVLLAPFFIVELSHAQPLVWSKQSLWALAYVGIVPSVLAYLIYTASIGKLGAAKAGASINLLPVFGVLLSVLLLGESIHYYQLTGMALIFTGLFFSSGK, translated from the coding sequence ATGAATAGCACCGCTTTACCTCAGTTTAATCGCTACAAAAACACACTGCTAACACTTGCACTGATTTGTTTACCGCCGCTGTTTTGGGCGGGCAACTTTATTGCTGGCCGTTCGGTACGTGGTGATATTCCGCCGATCAGTTTAAATTTTTTCCGTTGGTTGATTGCCGCGTTAGTGCTGTTGCCGTTTACGCTTGGTATGCTCAAACAGCAACGAGAACTTTACTGGCAACATCGCAAAAAAATTTTCATCGCTTCAGCCTTGGGGATCTGTGCATTTAATTCGTTGATCTACTTAGGTTTGCAAACCACAACCGCCAATAATGCCATTATTTTGAATGCCTTTATTCCGTTATTGATCAGCCTGTTTGGTGCGTTGTTTTTTAGTTTGCAGCTCACTTGGCGACACTGGCTTGGCATGAGTGTTTCGTTTGCCGGGGTTATTGTTATTGTCACCCAAGGCAGTTTAGAGCTGTTGCTGCACTTTCATCTTAACGCTGGCGACGCTTGGGTGTTTGTTGCCACTCTGTGTTGGGCCGCTTACACCCTATTGTTAAAAACCATACCGCCACAGATTAATCGCTATGGTCTCATGAGCGCGCAAATTCTTATTGGTTTGGTTTTACTCGCGCCGTTTTTTATTGTGGAGCTGTCTCATGCTCAGCCGTTGGTTTGGAGCAAGCAGAGCCTCTGGGCACTGGCTTACGTCGGCATCGTGCCTTCAGTATTGGCCTACCTGATTTACACCGCCAGCATTGGCAAACTTGGCGCGGCAAAAGCCGGTGCCTCGATCAATTTGCTGCCCGTATTTGGCGTCTTGTTGTCAGTATTATTATTAGGTGAGAGCATTCACTACTACCAGCTAACGGGCATGGCGCTGATCTTCACTGGTTTGTTTTTTAGTTCTGGCAAGTGA
- a CDS encoding response regulator transcription factor: MLIYLIDDHQMFTDAMQMVIKDALPDYQVLAFTSPLNALEGLTQDQPSLIILDLEMAEFNGFSFLQILSQHSYQVPVLVCSGNLNESNKVLALQYGAKGFLTKSNGSEEVLTAIASLLSGKTYPENIEHYIKKINTTTLSNRQCAILSLMQSGMPNAKIAETLFLSTNTVKTHIRLMYNTLDVNSRIECLNKAKELGLINNL; the protein is encoded by the coding sequence ATGCTGATATATTTAATTGATGACCATCAGATGTTTACCGATGCGATGCAGATGGTTATTAAAGATGCACTCCCAGATTACCAAGTGCTCGCTTTTACTTCACCACTGAATGCACTAGAAGGCCTCACACAAGACCAACCTAGCCTAATCATTTTAGATTTGGAGATGGCGGAATTTAATGGCTTTTCGTTTCTACAAATTCTCTCGCAACACAGTTATCAAGTACCTGTTTTAGTCTGTTCAGGGAATTTAAACGAATCGAATAAAGTTCTCGCCTTACAATATGGAGCTAAGGGCTTTCTTACCAAATCCAATGGTTCCGAAGAAGTTCTTACTGCTATTGCATCGCTGCTTTCAGGAAAAACCTACCCAGAAAATATTGAGCATTATATTAAAAAGATCAATACAACGACTTTATCCAATAGACAATGCGCTATTTTAAGTCTTATGCAGTCTGGAATGCCAAACGCAAAAATTGCAGAAACGCTATTTTTAAGCACCAATACTGTGAAGACTCATATCCGATTAATGTATAACACTCTTGACGTAAACAGTCGTATCGAATGTCTAAACAAAGCCAAAGAGTTAGGGCTTATCAACAACCTGTAA
- a CDS encoding ATP-binding response regulator: MAADIKLERHRLFMSEVGSRMLSTAVGALFVGAIFYQSASFKTLMIWFLAVLFVSFNSWFIISRHNLQAISTKSILNLSMAVQYWHWVNLYLALTWGLLWAATPFLFFPDASQVQMLCVLMLIVVIASTPSVTMGSYPDVYVLFLTPVFFSFGWHLWGADFDSEWLPRIIAPVTWASLVVFSLIIHRTQIESIILRLEHRDSEKLAVQRNQAKTRFVAVASHDLRQPIQAARLYAETMQKNPQLRTNQTVNNLADSLHSAGLLLDRLLDLSKMDAGVIKVEKRIQPIGELLSRVASIHRIQAEEKLLKFHYSSDRVWAEIDEHLVGEILDNLLANAIRYTPSGSVWLKASSRNGYVEIQVRDTGVGMTSAELKLAFEEFSQLGDSDKDLQQGMGLGLPIVERLCNLHEIDIHVTSEPNKGTCFTLRLDAASKPVTDLQQYLAYAKPSSYRILLVEDEEAVADAISLLLVAEGHDVGICKDLSGTEVIMQSNWHPDILLTDDRLPNAKNSQDIINEVSKKHPNIPVIVITGNTSPERLKVLKEGNLRVLFKPVSGNELLEEIEAMLQVVDKP; this comes from the coding sequence TTGGCTGCCGATATCAAGCTCGAGCGGCATCGGCTATTTATGAGCGAAGTCGGTTCGCGCATGCTCTCGACAGCGGTCGGTGCGTTATTTGTTGGCGCTATTTTCTATCAGTCAGCATCCTTTAAAACCTTAATGATATGGTTTCTAGCCGTTCTGTTCGTTTCTTTTAATTCCTGGTTTATTATTAGCCGTCATAACCTGCAAGCAATATCAACTAAATCGATATTAAATCTATCCATGGCTGTTCAATATTGGCATTGGGTAAATTTATATTTAGCTTTAACGTGGGGACTGCTTTGGGCGGCGACACCATTTTTATTTTTCCCCGATGCATCGCAAGTTCAGATGTTGTGCGTTCTTATGTTAATCGTTGTTATAGCATCTACACCTTCGGTCACGATGGGAAGCTATCCTGATGTGTATGTTTTGTTTTTAACACCTGTATTTTTTAGTTTTGGTTGGCACTTATGGGGCGCTGATTTTGATAGCGAATGGTTACCTCGCATCATTGCTCCAGTCACGTGGGCATCGTTGGTTGTTTTTAGCTTGATCATACACCGCACTCAAATAGAGTCGATTATACTTCGCTTAGAACACAGGGACTCTGAAAAGCTAGCCGTGCAACGAAACCAAGCCAAGACCCGTTTTGTTGCAGTTGCTAGCCACGATTTGCGCCAGCCCATTCAAGCGGCAAGGCTCTATGCTGAAACGATGCAAAAAAATCCTCAGCTACGTACTAATCAAACAGTAAATAATCTCGCTGATAGCCTCCACAGTGCAGGCTTGTTGCTCGATCGTTTATTGGATTTATCAAAAATGGATGCTGGAGTCATAAAGGTAGAAAAAAGAATCCAGCCTATTGGTGAGTTGCTCAGTCGAGTCGCGTCTATTCACCGGATACAGGCAGAAGAAAAACTTCTAAAATTTCACTACAGTAGCGATCGAGTTTGGGCTGAAATCGATGAGCACCTTGTTGGTGAGATTCTCGATAACTTACTTGCCAATGCAATTCGCTACACACCGTCTGGATCAGTATGGCTAAAAGCTAGTAGTCGCAATGGTTATGTCGAAATACAAGTTCGAGATACTGGCGTAGGAATGACAAGCGCAGAGTTAAAGCTGGCTTTTGAAGAGTTCTCTCAGCTTGGCGATAGTGATAAAGATTTACAGCAAGGCATGGGGCTTGGTTTGCCAATTGTAGAACGTCTTTGCAACCTGCATGAAATTGATATCCATGTGACATCTGAACCTAACAAGGGCACTTGCTTTACGCTACGGTTAGATGCAGCTAGTAAGCCTGTTACTGATTTGCAACAGTATTTAGCATATGCAAAACCTTCTAGTTACCGAATTTTATTGGTGGAAGATGAAGAGGCCGTAGCCGATGCAATTTCATTGTTATTGGTTGCAGAAGGCCATGATGTTGGAATATGTAAGGATCTATCCGGTACGGAAGTAATAATGCAATCTAATTGGCATCCGGATATTTTGCTAACAGATGATAGGTTACCGAATGCTAAAAACTCTCAAGATATCATTAACGAAGTTTCTAAAAAGCACCCTAACATACCGGTTATTGTGATTACTGGAAATACGTCGCCAGAACGGTTAAAAGTACTAAAGGAAGGTAATCTAAGAGTTTTATTTAAGCCAGTATCAGGCAATGAACTATTAGAGGAAATTGAAGCAATGTTACAGGTTGTTGATAAGCCCTAA
- a CDS encoding serine hydrolase domain-containing protein: protein MHDILKAAGMIRLFKSAVLVCLFVGQNLSAMSLSELDASAGSYRNIKTLQVAERGEVLLAKAYNGYRLDSVTNVKSVSKSVMSAMVGMAIERDILQGVDQPIAPILKDQLPSNPDSRLNEITIGHLLSMQAGLERTSGRNYGRWVASSNWVKAVLDRPFDEPVGGNMLYSTGNTHLLSAILMREAGENPYRLANQWFQGSGVRIESWETDPQGIPMGGNQLGMTPASLLAFGELYRRGGVTESGKRIVSEQWIEQSWQPRTQSRFHRGRYGYGWFMQDFSGVQGYYGWGYGGQMIYVLPELEMTIAITSQENLPSGRTGYRDELHDLVAEFVASKK from the coding sequence ATGCATGACATATTGAAAGCAGCAGGCATGATTCGGTTATTTAAAAGCGCCGTATTAGTTTGTCTGTTTGTAGGCCAAAACTTATCGGCGATGAGCTTGAGTGAATTGGATGCCAGCGCCGGAAGCTATCGCAATATAAAAACGTTGCAGGTCGCTGAACGCGGCGAAGTGTTGCTTGCTAAGGCTTATAACGGATACCGATTAGATTCGGTCACCAATGTAAAATCGGTTTCTAAATCGGTGATGTCGGCGATGGTCGGCATGGCGATTGAACGCGATATCTTGCAAGGCGTTGACCAGCCGATTGCGCCGATCTTAAAAGATCAGCTGCCAAGCAATCCCGACTCTCGGCTTAATGAAATTACCATTGGTCACTTACTTTCTATGCAAGCAGGTTTGGAACGAACCTCTGGCCGAAATTATGGCCGTTGGGTGGCCAGTTCCAACTGGGTTAAGGCGGTTTTGGATCGGCCCTTTGATGAGCCTGTTGGCGGCAACATGCTCTATTCCACCGGTAATACGCATTTACTCTCTGCCATCTTGATGCGAGAAGCGGGCGAGAACCCTTATCGTCTTGCTAACCAATGGTTTCAAGGTAGTGGTGTTCGCATCGAAAGTTGGGAAACCGATCCGCAAGGCATTCCGATGGGTGGCAACCAACTGGGCATGACGCCAGCATCGTTGTTGGCCTTTGGTGAACTTTATCGTAGAGGCGGCGTAACCGAATCGGGCAAGCGTATTGTTTCAGAGCAATGGATCGAGCAAAGCTGGCAGCCGCGCACTCAATCACGCTTTCATCGAGGTCGCTATGGTTACGGCTGGTTTATGCAAGATTTCTCCGGCGTACAAGGTTATTACGGCTGGGGCTACGGCGGCCAAATGATTTACGTGTTGCCAGAGTTGGAAATGACCATCGCCATTACCTCGCAAGAAAACCTACCTTCTGGCCGCACTGGTTATCGCGATGAGTTACACGACTTAGTTGCCGAGTTTGTGGCGAGTAAAAAATAA